Genomic window (Bacillus vallismortis):
TGCCTGACCGACATGATGTTCCAGATAGCAGAAACTGCTATGAAGCACCAAGCAATGATTTGGAGAATATGCTTACTACTATCTGGGAGGAAATTCTCGACATAAAAAATATAAGTGTAAACACTAATCTTTTTGAAATTGGGGCTAACTCTTTAAATGTAATGACTTTTGTGTCAAAGTTATATTCGAAGATGAATTTTAGAATTCCATTTAAAGATGTATTTCATAAGCCGACAATTCGCAGTCTGTCTGTATTTCTGGAAAACGCTAAAAATTTACTAAAAGACTATACAGAGGATTGTATACAGCTTACGAATTCTACTATTAGCGATAAGAAGTTATTCTGTTTCCCGCCGGCTGCTTCTTTAGGAATAGCATATATGGGGCTGGCAGAACACTTGGAAAGATATTCGGTTTACAGTTTTAACTTCATTAAATCCGAAAATCGGATCAAGCAATACGTAAACATTATCAAAGAATATCAGCCAGAAGGTCCTTACACGTTGGTTGGATATTCTGCAGGTGGAGTTCTAGCATTTGATGTTGCTAAAGAATTAAATAGACAAGGGCATGAAGTCGAAGATTTGATTCTTATTGATTCTACCTACCGAACAGATGCGGAGGAAAACCTTTTAACAGAAGAGGAGTACAAAAAAGAACTATACGATAAATTCGATCTCGAAAAATATAAAGACTTAGAAAAATTAGCGAGTGATTACTTAATCGAGCTGATTATGAAATCTTATATATATGTCCAAGGCGCAGTTACGGATGGTAGCATAAGTGGAAATATATCCTATATTGAGTCTGTTAAAGAAAAAAGAGATGAAAACATGATGCTATGGGCGAGAGCAACTACTAAGAAATTCAGATTAATACAAGGCTTTGGTTCACATATGGAAATGTTATCGAATTTGAATCCGGAAGCCTTGAAGAAAAATGCTAAAATTATTGATGAAGTTATCTCATTTGAAACAGTTTAATCCTTTAAAGATCGGCATTTCATAAAAGAAATGCCGATTTTTTGTTAAAATAAACAATATAATGTAATAATGAATACTCGCAGTTACTTACATAAATGCAAAAAATGAAGGCAGGTGTCATTAAGTGAAAGAAATTCGTGTCCTTATTGCTGATGATGAAAAAGTGATTAGAGATTTATTAAAAAAATATATTGAACGAGAGCTGTATTTAGTAGACGTTGCCAAGGATGGGGAGGAAGCTTTGGCATTATTTGAACAAAATACTTATAACCTCATAATATTGGATCTCATGATGCCAAAAATTGATGGAATTGAAGTATGCAGAAAACTAAGAGAAAAAACCAATGTGCCAATACTTATGCTGACTGCAAAGGATCATGAAGCTGACAAAATTGTAGGATTGAGTATAGGGGCGGATGATTATATTACAAAACCTTTTAGTGTAAACGAGGTTGTGGCCAGAATTAAGGCTCTAATGAGAAGGTTTTTAATCTTAGGGAGCGACAGTGGGACAGAAGAGAAGCCATTGCTGAAATATAAAGGTTTATCGATTGATGTGAAAAGATATATTGTATGTATCTCAGGTGAAGAAATTTCATTAACCGCAAAAGAGCTGGAGTTGCTGAAATTTATGGCTTCCAATCCAGAACAGGTATTTACGAAGGCTCAGTTATTTCGAAATGTTTGGGGCAATAATTACTTAGAAGACGATAATACCGTGATGGTTCACATAAGAAAGCTAAGAAAAAAAATAGAAAAAGACCCATCTAATCCTCAATTTATACAAACAGTTTGGGGAATAGGGTATAAATTTGTAGGTGAGAAAGATGAGTCATAAAATCACATATCTTATGTTTCTACAGATTACACTGATTTGCACCAATGTTCTTTATGACTGGCAGAACCAAGAGCTTAACACTTTTAAATTTGTTGTCTATGGCCTGCTGATCGGTTTGTCTGTAATCCTGGTTGCAATTCAATACAAATTCAATAATGATCTCATTCAAATTATCCATGCGGTTAAGCGTACATTAAATGGGAACTTAACGACAAGAATATTTGCGAATGGAAATGCAATCTTTAATGAAATGGTTTTTTCAATAAACGAATTGATAGAGAAGTTAGAGAAAATACAGGTTGAAACCATTCAAACGCATGCAGCCAGAAAAAGTCTGTTATCAAGCATATCACACGATATTCGTACACCGCTTACATCAATCATAGGGTATTTAGATGCGTTGAAAGATGATATCGCAGCCTCTGAAGAAGAAAAGAAGGAATACTTAAACATTGTTTCAAAGAAGTCGAATAATTTAAAACAGTTAATTGATGAAATATTTAACATGGCTAAACTGGATGCAGATGAAATGCCGCTGCAGCCAGATATTATTGACTTTGCTGAAATAACCAGAGAGTTATTGATTGAATACTTGCCGGAGATAAAAAGAAGTGAATTAGAGCTTAAAATAAATATCCCGGAAAGAAAGTGTCTTATTATGGCAGATCGCTTAAGTATCGTTAGAATTATTGAGAATATCTTAAAAAATGCCATCCTTTACGGAAAAGAAGGAAAAGTTCTTGGCATAGAACTTATAGAGGATGATAAAGAATGTAAACTGCTAATCTGGGATAGGGGACCAGGAATACCACAAACAGAATCAGAGAAGATATTTGAGAGAATGTATAGAGGAGACATGTCCAGAAGCTCAGGACATTCGGGAAGTGGTTTAGGACTCTCAATTGCCAAAACATTAATTGAGAAAAATCAAGGAAGAATATGGGTTGATAGCACCCCTTATATAAAAACAACATTTGGCATTGCATTTGGTAAAATAAAGTTGAGACGGACATGAATTGAATGATTACAAAAAGTAATAATGAAGGCGGTCTTGCCCTGTCAAGTAAACAGCCATAAAAAGCCAAGAAACCAATGTGCTACGGAACACATTGGTTTCATTTTTTGTTAAATCGTTCCTAACTATAGTACTGGATTATAGCTGTTTTTGCTTTTCACTGTATTTATCATCAGCTTATGATCAATACGTTTGACAGCTCTCATCTTACATACTTTTATATAGTGCTGAAAATGTGTCCTCTTCACGCCTCAAAAAATTCTGTCTAAAAAACAGTTTTTTTACAACGTCTACCTAAAGGAGGTAATATCAATAGTTTTCACTGCTTATTTGATACATTTAATCAGTGCGGCCCAATCCAGATCTCCGAAGCCTTGTTCAATCCCGCTTTCAAAATGGCTCTTGGCCAGCTCGGCAAGAGGAAGATTTGCAGAAACCTGTTTTGCGGCGGCGAGTGCCAGGTTGGTATCCTTCAGCCCTAATGACATTTTGAAACCGGCCGGCTCAAATTTCTGCTCGGCCATGATGGTTCCGTAATTTTGGTAGACAGGGGAGCCAAAAAGCGCGCTGGCAATTTCTAAAAATTGTTTTTGTTCTAAGCCGTACTTCTCCATCATTAAGAAAGATTCAGATAACGCCTCCAGCATAGACACGAGTAAGAAATTGATGCTGATTTTCGCTGCATTTGCTATCTTGCTTTCTTCGCCGACGTCAAATACCTGCTGGCTGAGGCTGTCGAGCAGAGGCTTGGCGGTTTGCTTCGCTTCCGCCGGTCCTGCTGTTATGATGCGAAGCGCGGCTTTGGCGGCCGCATCCGGTCTTCCGAGTACTGGAGCGGCGAGGAAGGATTGTCCTTTTTCCGCATGAGCCGCTGCGAGCTTTTCAGAGAACTCGACACTGATTGTGCTCATTGAAATGTGGATGCCGTTCTCTGCTAATCCGGCAATCAGCCCGTCTTCTCCGAATGTCACGGCACTGACAGAATCGTCATCTGAAAGCATCGTTATGACAATATCAGCGGACTCTGCCGCCTGTCGCGGCGTGTCAGCTGCCTGTGCACCTTCTGTTACAAATTCCTTCGTCTTTTGTTTCGTCCGATTATAAACAGTCAATTCATAGCCTTCCTGAAGCACGTTTCGGGCAATGGGCTGTCCCATATTGCCGAGTCCGATAACAGCAATTTTCAATCTGATCACTCCCTGAACATTTTTTCCATTATAAACAAATTGAACATCATATGCATGAAAAGCGGCTTGCCAATATAAAAAAGAACAGCTTTACGCTGTCCTCATTTAAATATGTTGAACCATCCTTTATGTACAAACCATATCAGCATCCCGATCACAAGCGCAGCCATCAGGCCGAGTACGGCGAAATATCCGTAATCCCAATGAAGCTCGGGCATGTAGTCGAAGTTCATCCCGTACACACCGGCAATAAAGGTGAGCGGGATAAAAATGGTCGACACGATCGTCAGTGTCATCATAATCGCATTCATCCGGTTTGTATTCAGTGTCACATAGCTGTCGCGCAAGTCGGACGTCATGTCACGGTTGGATTCCACAATCTCAGATAATTTTAACAAATGATCGTATATGTCGCTGAAATAGGCTTTCGTTTCCTGATGCTCTTTCACATGATCAAGGGTTAAAATCCGATAGAGCAAATCACGCATCGGAATAACCGTCCGTCTCAGATGCAATAGATCTGTCCTCAGATCAAACACCTCATTCATCAGTGTTCCATATGTTTTATGGGGCCGGCTTTCTTCAATTTCGTTCAGCCGGTCTTCAATTTTGTATACGAGTGGAAAATATTCATCAACAAGCTGATCCATGATCATATAAGAGATATGCCCAGGCCCTTTTTTGAATAGGTCCGGTGAAGCATACAAACGCTCCCGGACTTTGGCGATCCCGGGCGTTTCGTGTAAATGGAAGGTGACGACAAATCTTTCGCCTTGAAAGATATCCACTTCCTCAGTCTCCAGCGTCTCTTTATTCAGCGCATGAATCACGTAAAAACGATAGCCGTCATAATGGTCAAGCTTCGGCCGCTGCATATGCTGGAAGCAATCTTCAATGGCAAGCGGATGAAAATGAAAAAAATCTCTCAATAATGCCGTTTCCGTATCCTCCGGGCCGTATAAATCAACCCAGTACCACGCAATATCAGGTTGTTCCACTCGTTCGATCGGTATATTTTTCAGCAGCTGATGCTCTGTTGTCATTGCGGTAATGTTGATCATAAACAACCCTCCACCTGCCATTATATCATGCGGCCTTTATGAGAAAAGTATACGGTGTTCTGCCTATTTCCAGCGGCGTGTTATACTGGACAAAAAACGGAAAAAGGGTGGATTGCATGT
Coding sequences:
- a CDS encoding response regulator transcription factor, with the protein product MKEIRVLIADDEKVIRDLLKKYIERELYLVDVAKDGEEALALFEQNTYNLIILDLMMPKIDGIEVCRKLREKTNVPILMLTAKDHEADKIVGLSIGADDYITKPFSVNEVVARIKALMRRFLILGSDSGTEEKPLLKYKGLSIDVKRYIVCISGEEISLTAKELELLKFMASNPEQVFTKAQLFRNVWGNNYLEDDNTVMVHIRKLRKKIEKDPSNPQFIQTVWGIGYKFVGEKDES
- a CDS encoding sensor histidine kinase, which translates into the protein MSHKITYLMFLQITLICTNVLYDWQNQELNTFKFVVYGLLIGLSVILVAIQYKFNNDLIQIIHAVKRTLNGNLTTRIFANGNAIFNEMVFSINELIEKLEKIQVETIQTHAARKSLLSSISHDIRTPLTSIIGYLDALKDDIAASEEEKKEYLNIVSKKSNNLKQLIDEIFNMAKLDADEMPLQPDIIDFAEITRELLIEYLPEIKRSELELKINIPERKCLIMADRLSIVRIIENILKNAILYGKEGKVLGIELIEDDKECKLLIWDRGPGIPQTESEKIFERMYRGDMSRSSGHSGSGLGLSIAKTLIEKNQGRIWVDSTPYIKTTFGIAFGKIKLRRT
- a CDS encoding NAD(P)-dependent oxidoreductase, whose product is MKIAVIGLGNMGQPIARNVLQEGYELTVYNRTKQKTKEFVTEGAQAADTPRQAAESADIVITMLSDDDSVSAVTFGEDGLIAGLAENGIHISMSTISVEFSEKLAAAHAEKGQSFLAAPVLGRPDAAAKAALRIITAGPAEAKQTAKPLLDSLSQQVFDVGEESKIANAAKISINFLLVSMLEALSESFLMMEKYGLEQKQFLEIASALFGSPVYQNYGTIMAEQKFEPAGFKMSLGLKDTNLALAAAKQVSANLPLAELAKSHFESGIEQGFGDLDWAALIKCIK
- the corA gene encoding magnesium/cobalt transporter CorA translates to MINITAMTTEHQLLKNIPIERVEQPDIAWYWVDLYGPEDTETALLRDFFHFHPLAIEDCFQHMQRPKLDHYDGYRFYVIHALNKETLETEEVDIFQGERFVVTFHLHETPGIAKVRERLYASPDLFKKGPGHISYMIMDQLVDEYFPLVYKIEDRLNEIEESRPHKTYGTLMNEVFDLRTDLLHLRRTVIPMRDLLYRILTLDHVKEHQETKAYFSDIYDHLLKLSEIVESNRDMTSDLRDSYVTLNTNRMNAIMMTLTIVSTIFIPLTFIAGVYGMNFDYMPELHWDYGYFAVLGLMAALVIGMLIWFVHKGWFNIFK